Part of the Oncorhynchus masou masou isolate Uvic2021 chromosome 24, UVic_Omas_1.1, whole genome shotgun sequence genome is shown below.
tggtgttggcactggtggtactggatagaccggactatgaagacgcactggaggtctggtgcGTGGTGTTGGTGGAGGTCTCAAGCTAATggcctgcacaacccgtcctggctggatggtgactCTAGCTCGGCCCGTGCGgggcgcaggcacaggacgcactgggctgtgcagacatacaggagacacagagcgcaacgccggcgcaggatatcctggcccgAGGAGACCCACTGGCTgtctggagagcagggctggcaccatctgccctggctggatcctcaccctagcccggcagatgcggggagctgggatgtagcgcaccgggctaagcacgcgtactggggacaccgtgcgttccaccgcataacacggtgcctgaccagtacgacgccctctctctccacagtaagcacggggagttggcgcagATCTCCTACCTGGTTtcaccacactccccgtgtgcctccccccaatacatttttgggtctgcctctcgggcttccagccgtgctgccgtgctgcctcttcataccgcCACCTCTCCCCtttggctgcctccagctctgccttggggtggcgatattccccCGGCTGCGTCCAGGGTCCATCTCcatccagtatctcctcccaagtccaataGTCCTGATTGtgctgctcctcctgctgcttggtccattgttggtgggtgattctgtaacgactgTCTTCGGGTGAAAGAGAGGatgaccaagatgcagcgtgaaTATAATCCATTATTTAATGGGAATACTTAAacaccaaacaaaacaacaaaccgacaaaAATCAACGAAGACGATACAGTCCCGTAACGTGAACACTAAACACTGgcacacaggaacaggaacaatcacccacaaaatacccaaagaatatggctgcctaaatatggttcccattcagagacaacgatagacagctgcctctaattgagaaccaatctaggcaaccatagacttataAAAACACCTAGATAGGAAACACCCCCCAtgaacatacaaaacccctagacaagacaaacacatacatcacccatgtcacaccctgacctaaccaaaataacaaagaaaacaaagaatactaaggtcagggtgtgacagtgtatGAATGTGAGTGGttacatattgtacattttaaATGGCTAGGAGACAGAGATTAGGAGACTTGTACTGTGATCAAAGGGGAAGGTACCACTGAAGGCCCCAGTATTCAGTCAGGCAGCTTGAAGCAGGTATGTGTCACAATCCAGGCCCTTGTCACGGAGTACAGTGGTCTGATAGGGAGATGACAATACATACATGATGTACCTTTCATCACCAAAGCCATGTTAGCTTTTACTGCACATGTTCTTGAACAAGCAAACCATTTTGTTAGTGTCATTGATATAAATGGGCAATTCACATACAATAACCAGTTGATAAGCATTGACTGTAATACCTCTTGGGTCCTGTGGTGGTATGGCAGCTTTCTTGTGATCTTACTCCCTTTCCAGAGGGGCATTTTTCTTGCCAACTTTTTCATGCACCAATTAATCAATGAACAGGCAGTGGAATTAAGTAGTTTgacaaaaaaagtgttcaaaagTCAATATCAAGTCTTTGAAATATAGCTAGCAAATAAAGTTTTTATTTTCTAGAAACCTAGAAACCTTCTTTTGGTTTTATTTACCTCATCCTCTCTTGCTCAGGAACCCAGAGaggctcaaatcaaatgtttactTGCAAATCTCTTTCAACAAACTTACAAAACTTTCTACAAACTTACGAATCTCTTGGTAACAGTGACAGAACTCCGGGTGCACAGATTCAAaatctgtgtgtatttgtattcACAGCAGAATATTCATAGTCATAAATGGACTTGTAATAATTCTGAAAAGTAATTATTCTGGCAAATCTTATCATTATAATCCCATAGTCGTGACTTCATCACAATGTACAGTTGGGTTTGTTTCAATCCTGcccacagctggcagcacacaaGTATTCATCAATTCGGAGTGCAGCTGCAAAAAACCCAACCGTAATGCCTGTGGTAAATTTGGGTTGACTTTGGATATAAGTATGGGGCTATTTTGGGACAATctgtaaattacacaatgtacatgagacaatttatcttgtccaggtcgcagttgtaaatgagaacttgttctcaactagcttacctggttaaataaaggtgggattaaaaaaaaaacttccaGTAGTTTAAAAACCTCAAACCTAAAAGCCTCAAAACCTCAAATCTATAAACTAGAAATTCATGtacaaatattgaaagcatttaatgagaAAAGTAGAAGGTGGGATGAAAATATTGTT
Proteins encoded:
- the LOC135511508 gene encoding uncharacterized protein LOC135511508, with protein sequence MALVMKDSRYRITHQQWTKQQEEQHNQDYWTWEEILDGDGPWTQPGEYRHPKAELEAAKGERWRYEEAARQHGWKPERQTQKCIGGRHTGSVVKPAPRICRARVRIQPGQMVPALLSRQPVGLLGPGYPAPALRSVSPVCLHSPVRPVPAPRTGRARVTIQPGRVVQAISLRPPPTPRTRPPVRLHSPVYPVPPVPTPRTRPPVCLHSPVHPVPPPRTRPEVRVSSPVPPVQHHVPGLLCASRVQYTLFLLPTLAMRCVSSTQYHQCGTTYQAYCAPPGSSTPCPPPRTRHEVRVSSPVPPVRHHVPGHQCASRVQYSLSSSPHSP